A section of the Chryseobacterium scophthalmum genome encodes:
- a CDS encoding TonB-dependent receptor plug domain-containing protein, giving the protein MKIKYLSAIFLGTSSVLYSQQVNDTISREAKIQEVAITGSRNKKRTVVDTPVPIDVIDIKQVSQSTGQVEVNQLLQFAAPSFNSNKQSGSDGADAVDPATLRGLGPDQTLLLLNGKRYHQSSLINLFGTKGRGNTGSDMNTIPIGAIKRVEVLRDGASAQYGSDAIAGVINVILNDRDHGFEGNAFYGVNLFKSPGDKDVVSDRKIDGNTFDFYGNYGTKIGSKGGFGNFTAEFINKEFAIRNANPEKYDAPRQRFGDAKSQNFYFFGNIEIPLSDQLKFYSRQGFSQRNTDAYAWTRSADADGSIPEVYPNGFNPLQDTSITDFTFDNGLKFKIADWDVDFYNAFGNNRFTYQIDNTINATLGLNSPTSFNAGGHSLLQNTTGFNAAKQFNVLEGLNIAFGSEFRYEKFEVIKGEEASYAMYDINGNIVTANTNPSLLVTNPLSGNIRPGGSQGFPGYSQEVNKSRNNFAAYVDTELDVTKNWMISIAGRFENYNDFGSTLNGKFATRYKITPQLAFRGSVSTGFRAPSLAQKYYSLQFTNFQGGDLVTIQLASNDSDLAKAVGIPQLKQETSLNGSAGFTFNTGKFTATIDGYYIKVKDRIVLTGNFSQDDDAIGQILIDNHIDQAQFFTNAMDTKTKGVDVILSYNQNIGKGKLTTTLAGNYNEMEITKVNTSDRLKGKEDVYLSPRERAFILASAPKTKINLNLNYKISKFNANVQLVRFDKVTLIGYNGADDYQTYNPKVTTDLSFGYEFSKNITLTVGSKNLFNRYPTLQKAAVSEGNTEAGGIFDPVQMGFAGRQAFARFNFRF; this is encoded by the coding sequence ATGAAAATTAAATACCTAAGTGCCATTTTTCTAGGCACTTCTTCTGTTTTGTACTCACAACAAGTCAATGATACAATATCTAGAGAAGCTAAGATTCAGGAAGTTGCCATTACTGGAAGTCGAAACAAAAAAAGAACTGTAGTAGATACGCCCGTTCCGATTGATGTGATTGATATTAAGCAGGTTAGTCAATCCACAGGACAGGTTGAAGTGAATCAACTTTTGCAGTTTGCTGCGCCTTCTTTTAACTCCAATAAACAATCCGGTTCGGATGGAGCAGATGCAGTAGATCCGGCAACTTTGAGAGGTTTAGGACCAGATCAGACTTTACTTTTATTAAACGGAAAGAGATATCATCAATCTTCATTAATCAATCTTTTCGGAACAAAAGGTCGCGGAAACACAGGTTCAGACATGAACACTATTCCAATTGGAGCCATAAAAAGAGTTGAAGTTCTGCGCGACGGAGCTTCTGCACAATATGGTTCGGATGCAATTGCCGGAGTAATCAATGTGATTTTAAATGACCGCGATCATGGTTTTGAGGGAAACGCTTTTTATGGGGTTAATCTTTTTAAAAGTCCGGGTGATAAAGATGTTGTTTCAGACCGAAAAATAGACGGAAATACATTTGATTTTTATGGAAATTACGGAACAAAAATAGGTTCAAAAGGAGGTTTTGGAAACTTTACAGCAGAATTCATCAATAAAGAATTTGCCATACGAAATGCGAACCCCGAAAAATATGATGCCCCAAGACAAAGATTCGGAGATGCAAAATCTCAAAATTTTTACTTCTTTGGAAATATTGAAATTCCATTATCAGATCAATTAAAATTTTATTCAAGACAAGGGTTTTCACAAAGAAATACAGACGCTTACGCATGGACGAGAAGTGCAGATGCAGACGGAAGCATTCCTGAAGTTTATCCAAATGGTTTTAATCCTCTTCAAGATACAAGCATCACCGATTTTACATTTGATAATGGCTTAAAATTCAAAATTGCCGACTGGGATGTAGATTTTTACAACGCTTTCGGAAACAATAGGTTTACCTATCAAATTGACAATACGATCAATGCGACTTTGGGTCTAAATTCTCCCACAAGTTTCAATGCAGGAGGACATTCTTTGCTTCAAAATACGACTGGTTTTAATGCTGCAAAACAATTTAATGTATTGGAAGGCTTGAATATTGCGTTCGGATCAGAATTCAGATATGAAAAATTTGAGGTCATTAAAGGAGAAGAAGCTTCTTACGCAATGTACGACATCAACGGGAATATTGTAACAGCGAATACAAACCCCAGCTTATTGGTTACTAATCCATTAAGTGGAAACATAAGACCTGGAGGCTCGCAAGGTTTTCCCGGATATTCTCAGGAAGTGAATAAAAGCAGAAATAATTTTGCTGCCTACGTTGATACAGAATTAGATGTCACCAAAAACTGGATGATCAGCATTGCCGGAAGATTCGAAAATTATAACGATTTTGGAAGCACGCTGAACGGAAAATTTGCAACCAGATATAAAATAACTCCACAATTAGCTTTCCGTGGGTCGGTTTCTACAGGTTTTAGAGCACCTTCTTTGGCTCAGAAATATTACAGTTTGCAATTTACCAATTTTCAGGGCGGAGATTTGGTGACGATTCAACTGGCTTCGAATGATAGTGATTTAGCAAAAGCAGTAGGAATTCCACAATTAAAACAAGAAACTTCATTGAACGGAAGCGCCGGATTTACTTTTAATACAGGAAAATTTACCGCAACCATAGATGGATATTACATCAAAGTAAAGGACAGAATTGTTTTAACAGGAAATTTCTCGCAAGATGACGATGCAATCGGACAAATTTTAATTGATAATCATATTGACCAAGCTCAATTTTTTACCAATGCGATGGATACCAAAACAAAAGGTGTTGATGTGATTTTAAGTTACAATCAAAACATCGGAAAAGGAAAATTAACCACAACTTTAGCTGGAAATTACAACGAAATGGAAATTACAAAGGTAAATACTTCCGACAGACTGAAAGGAAAAGAAGATGTTTACCTAAGTCCAAGGGAAAGAGCATTTATTTTGGCTTCTGCCCCAAAAACGAAAATCAATTTAAATTTAAACTATAAGATCAGTAAATTCAATGCGAATGTGCAATTGGTAAGATTTGACAAGGTAACTTTGATTGGCTATAATGGTGCAGATGATTATCAAACCTATAACCCAAAAGTTACCACGGATCTTTCTTTTGGTTATGAATTTTCGAAAAATATCACTTTAACAGTTGGTAGTAAAAACTTATTCAATAGATATCCTACTTTGCAAAAAGCAGCCGTTTCGGAAGGAAATACAGAAGCGGGCGGAATTTTTGATCCTGTGCAAATGGGATTTGCTGGAAGACAGGCTTTTGCGAGGTTTAATTTCAGATTTTAA